The following proteins are co-located in the Dyadobacter chenwenxiniae genome:
- the rplL gene encoding 50S ribosomal protein L7/L12 produces the protein MADLKAFAEQLVNLTVKEVNELATILKDEYGIEPAAAGAVMVAGPAAGGGSDAPVAEEKTSFDVILKAAGQSKLAVVKLVKDLTGLGLKEAKELVDGAPKPVKEGVAKDEAEALKKQLEEAGAEVEVK, from the coding sequence ATGGCAGATTTGAAAGCTTTCGCAGAACAGCTTGTTAACCTTACGGTTAAAGAAGTGAACGAATTGGCTACAATTCTTAAGGACGAGTACGGTATTGAGCCTGCAGCTGCTGGTGCAGTTATGGTAGCAGGTCCTGCTGCTGGCGGTGGTTCAGATGCTCCTGTTGCTGAGGAAAAAACATCTTTTGATGTAATCTTGAAAGCAGCTGGTCAAAGCAAACTTGCTGTTGTGAAATTGGTTAAAGACCTTACTGGTCTTGGCTTGAAAGAAGCAAAAGAACTAGTTGACGGCGCTCCTAAGCCTGTTAAAGAAGGAGTTGCAAAAGACGAAGCAGAAGCTTTGAAAAAACAACTTGAAGAAGCTGGTGCAGAAGTTGAAGTGAAGTAA
- the rplA gene encoding 50S ribosomal protein L1: MGKLTKKQKEALSKFDANQVYSLEQAADVLKTISYTKFDSSVDIDVRLGVDPRKADQMVRGVVTLPHGTGKEVRVLVLCTPDKEAEAKEAGADYVGLDEYIQKIEQGWTDVDVIITMPSVMAKVGRLGKVLGPRGLMPNPKSGTVTPDVAKAVKEVKAGKIDFKVDKTGIIHASVGKVSFGNEQLVQNATEVINTLVRLKPSSAKGTYVKSIHLSSTMSPGVTIDKNTIPGL, encoded by the coding sequence ATGGGAAAATTAACCAAAAAGCAAAAAGAAGCTCTTTCGAAATTCGACGCAAATCAAGTTTATTCTCTTGAACAAGCAGCGGACGTACTTAAGACGATTTCTTATACCAAATTTGACTCTTCCGTGGACATCGACGTTCGTTTGGGCGTAGATCCACGTAAAGCTGATCAAATGGTACGTGGCGTGGTAACATTGCCACACGGAACCGGAAAAGAAGTTCGTGTATTGGTTTTGTGTACTCCAGATAAGGAGGCAGAAGCGAAAGAAGCAGGAGCGGATTATGTTGGTCTTGATGAATATATTCAAAAAATTGAGCAAGGCTGGACAGACGTCGACGTAATTATCACAATGCCGAGTGTGATGGCAAAAGTGGGACGGTTAGGTAAGGTTTTAGGTCCTCGCGGATTGATGCCAAACCCTAAATCAGGAACGGTAACTCCGGATGTAGCGAAAGCTGTGAAGGAAGTAAAAGCAGGTAAGATTGATTTCAAAGTTGATAAAACAGGAATCATTCATGCAAGTGTTGGTAAAGTTTCTTTTGGAAACGAACAGCTTGTGCAAAATGCTACAGAAGTTATCAATACCCTGGTTCGCCTTAAACCATCATCGGCAAAAGGAACTTACGTTAAAAGCATTCACTTGTCAAGCACGATGAGCCCGGGTGTTACTATTGATAAAAACACGATTCCAGGATTATAA
- the tuf gene encoding elongation factor Tu, with translation MAKETFDRSKPHVNIGTIGHVDHGKTTLTAAITTVLAKKGLAVLRDFSSIDNAPEEKERGITINTSHVEYSTANRHYAHVDCPGHADYVKNMVTGAAQMDGAIIVVAATDGPMPQTREHILLARQVGVPQLVVFMNKVDMVDDPELLELVEMEIRELLSFYDYDGDNIPVIQGSALGGLNGEDKWVKTIEDLMDAVDSYIPIPPRMTDLPFLMPVEDVFSITGRGTVATGRIERGVINSGEAVDILGMGAEGLKSVVTGVEMFRKILDRGEAGDNVGLLLRGINKEDIRRGMVICKPGSVKPHAAFKGEVYVLSKEEGGRHTPFFNKYRPQFYFRTTDVTGEISLPAGVEMVMPGDNITIDVKLINKIAMEKGLRFAIREGGRTVGAGQVTEILD, from the coding sequence ATGGCAAAAGAGACGTTTGACCGCTCGAAACCCCACGTAAATATTGGTACTATCGGGCACGTTGACCACGGTAAAACTACCCTTACTGCAGCTATCACAACTGTGTTGGCGAAAAAGGGTTTAGCAGTACTTCGCGATTTCTCATCAATTGATAATGCTCCTGAAGAGAAAGAGCGTGGTATTACAATTAACACATCCCACGTTGAGTATTCGACAGCAAACCGTCACTATGCTCACGTTGACTGTCCAGGTCACGCGGATTATGTAAAGAACATGGTAACTGGTGCTGCCCAGATGGACGGCGCTATCATCGTAGTTGCTGCTACTGATGGACCAATGCCACAAACACGTGAGCACATTCTTTTGGCTCGCCAGGTTGGTGTTCCTCAGCTTGTTGTGTTCATGAACAAAGTGGATATGGTTGATGATCCAGAACTTCTTGAACTTGTTGAAATGGAAATTCGTGAGCTTTTGAGCTTCTACGATTACGATGGAGACAACATTCCAGTTATCCAAGGTTCTGCTTTGGGTGGTTTGAATGGTGAAGACAAATGGGTGAAAACGATCGAAGATTTGATGGATGCTGTTGACAGCTACATTCCAATTCCTCCTCGTATGACTGATCTTCCTTTCCTTATGCCTGTTGAAGACGTATTCTCGATCACTGGTCGTGGTACTGTTGCAACTGGTCGTATCGAAAGAGGTGTAATCAACTCTGGTGAAGCAGTTGATATCCTTGGAATGGGTGCAGAAGGTCTTAAATCAGTAGTAACTGGTGTTGAGATGTTCCGTAAAATCCTTGACCGTGGAGAAGCTGGTGACAACGTAGGTCTTTTGCTTCGTGGTATCAACAAAGAAGATATCCGTCGTGGAATGGTAATCTGTAAGCCAGGTTCAGTTAAGCCTCACGCTGCTTTCAAAGGCGAGGTTTATGTACTTTCGAAAGAAGAAGGTGGACGTCACACTCCATTCTTTAACAAATACCGTCCTCAGTTTTACTTCCGTACCACGGACGTAACAGGTGAAATTTCTCTTCCAGCTGGTGTAGAAATGGTTATGCCTGGTGATAACATCACAATTGATGTGAAATTGATCAACAAGATTGCTATGGAAAAAGGTCTTCGTTTCGCGATTCGTGAAGGTGGACGTACCGTAGGTGCTGGTCAGGTTACTGAAATTCTTGACTAA
- the rplK gene encoding 50S ribosomal protein L11: MAKEIGGYVKLQVKGGQANPSPPIGPALGSKGLNIMEFCKQFNGRTQDKMGVVLPVVITYYKDKSFDFVIKTPPAAILLLEASKVKTGSAQPNRLKVGSVSWDQVRTIAETKMPDLNCFTIDSAMKMIAGTARSMGITVAGKAPWEENN; encoded by the coding sequence ATGGCAAAAGAAATAGGTGGATACGTCAAACTACAGGTAAAAGGTGGCCAAGCCAATCCTTCACCTCCTATCGGTCCTGCATTGGGTTCGAAGGGTTTGAATATCATGGAGTTTTGCAAGCAATTCAATGGCCGTACCCAGGATAAAATGGGTGTGGTATTGCCGGTAGTTATTACTTACTATAAGGATAAGTCTTTTGACTTCGTCATTAAGACCCCCCCGGCCGCGATTCTGCTTCTGGAAGCATCAAAAGTAAAGACAGGTTCGGCTCAGCCAAACCGTTTGAAAGTAGGTTCGGTATCATGGGATCAGGTTCGTACGATCGCTGAGACTAAAATGCCTGACTTAAACTGCTTTACAATTGATTCTGCTATGAAAATGATAGCGGGAACGGCTCGTAGTATGGGTATTACTGTTGCAGGCAAGGCCCCGTGGGAAGAAAACAACTGA
- the nusG gene encoding transcription termination/antitermination protein NusG, which translates to MSSLNWFVLRAVSGQEKKIKSYIENEITRQKLNEFVPQILIPSEKIYEMRNGKKRVREKNFFPGYIIISADLSKGEVLHIITSIPGVIGFLGNAEGNSKVPVPLRQSEINRILGKVDEAEQHEEAPSMSFIRGETVKVVDGPFSGFIGVVEEVFDEKKKLNVVVKIFGRNTPVELSYAQVEKDS; encoded by the coding sequence ATGAGTAGTCTAAATTGGTTTGTATTAAGGGCAGTGTCGGGACAGGAGAAAAAAATCAAGTCCTACATTGAAAATGAGATAACACGGCAGAAACTAAATGAATTCGTTCCGCAGATTCTTATACCTTCTGAGAAGATATACGAAATGCGTAATGGAAAGAAGCGTGTTAGAGAGAAAAACTTTTTCCCTGGATACATTATCATTTCGGCGGATTTATCAAAAGGTGAGGTTTTACACATTATAACCAGTATTCCTGGTGTTATAGGCTTCCTAGGAAATGCAGAGGGTAACTCAAAAGTTCCTGTGCCACTTCGTCAATCTGAAATTAATAGAATTTTAGGGAAAGTTGATGAAGCTGAGCAGCATGAAGAAGCGCCAAGTATGTCCTTTATTAGAGGGGAAACTGTCAAAGTTGTTGATGGACCTTTCAGCGGATTTATTGGTGTGGTAGAGGAAGTATTTGACGAGAAGAAAAAACTAAATGTAGTTGTAAAAATATTCGGGCGTAATACACCCGTGGAACTCAGTTACGCACAAGTCGAAAAGGATAGTTGA
- the rplJ gene encoding 50S ribosomal protein L10, translating into MTREEKAVIIDELSQKFSSTPYFYITSANGMSVGETNQLRGLCFERGVEYRVVKNTLIRKALETLDTDYSSFDEVLKGFSGVMFHPESGKVPAQLIKEFKKKSGSDKLKFKGASVDSSVFVGESQLDVLIALKSKQEMIGEIIGLLQSPAKNVIGALQSGGNKLAGILKTLSEKED; encoded by the coding sequence ATGACACGGGAAGAGAAAGCAGTAATTATAGACGAGTTAAGTCAAAAATTCTCTAGCACCCCATACTTCTATATCACCAGCGCAAACGGAATGTCTGTTGGTGAGACAAACCAACTAAGAGGCCTTTGCTTCGAGCGTGGTGTGGAGTATCGTGTTGTTAAGAATACATTGATAAGAAAAGCACTAGAGACATTAGATACGGATTATTCCTCTTTTGACGAAGTTTTAAAAGGATTTTCCGGAGTTATGTTTCACCCGGAGTCAGGTAAGGTTCCTGCACAATTGATTAAAGAATTCAAGAAGAAATCAGGTAGTGACAAGCTTAAATTTAAAGGAGCTTCTGTTGATTCATCTGTTTTCGTTGGTGAAAGCCAGCTTGACGTTCTGATCGCTCTGAAATCAAAGCAAGAAATGATTGGAGAGATTATCGGATTGTTGCAATCACCTGCTAAAAATGTTATCGGCGCCCTTCAAAGCGGTGGAAACAAATTGGCTGGTATTTTGAAAACCTTGTCTGAGAAAGAAGACTAA
- the rpoB gene encoding DNA-directed RNA polymerase subunit beta → MATIKATPRKNFSRINQIIDYPDLLGIQVQSFRDFFSLDTSVEDRSGEGLYKVFAENFPIADSRDNFVLEFIDYLLEPPKYSVDESIDRGLTYAVPLKAKLRLICNDADHEEFETIEQEVFLGNIPYMTERGSFVINGAERVIVSQLHRSPGVFFSMSKHTNGSKLYSARIIPFKGSWIEFSTDVNNVMYAYIDRKKKFPVTTLLRAIGFGSDKDILDLFGLSEEISATPANLKKAVGRRLAARVLRTWTEDFVDEDTGEVVSIQRNEVLLERDSTISPEDIEVIVESGQKSVILHKEDMNVADYNIIYNTLQKDSSNSDKEAVEQIYRQLRNAEAPDEQTARDVIQSLFFSDKRYDLGDVGRYRINKKLGSDTSLDVRVLTTGDIVSIVKYLIGLINAKAVVDDIDHLSNRRVRTVGEQLYAQFGVGLARMARTIKERMNVRDNEDFKPVDLINARTLSSVINSFFGTNQLSQFMDQTNPLAEITHKRRMSALGPGGLSRERAGFEVRDVHYTHYGRLCTIETPEGPNIGLISSLCVFAKVNGMGFIETPYRVIDGAGKLTDELIYMTAEEEDSKYIAQANASVDDKGNFTVEKIKTRFEGDFPMVDPSQASFMDVAANQIVSVAASLIPFLEHDDANRALMGSNMQRQGVPLLRPQAPIVGTGLEKRVAMDSRALVVAEGDGVIEFVDAKKIVVKYDRTDSERLVSFIEDSVSYDLVKFRRTNQDTCLNLQPMVLKGQKVKKGEALCQGYGTEGGELALGRNLLVAFMPWQGYNFEDAIVISEKVVREDIFTSIHIEEFELEVRDTKRGEEELTAEIPNVSEETVKNLDENGIVQVGTEVKEGDILIGKITPKGESDPTPEEKLLRAIFGDKAGDVKDASKKAPPSMKGVVIDTKLFSRPTKEERAKHKDELRLLMKKYGRELTALRGRIIEKLVALVDGKTSQGVKHKFGDELVSKGMKFNVRNISENLFPANNPYRDESQYAVAEEVNLIGDVLTDSWTEDSETNLQVSLVLKNYLNARSELMGRFKRDRFALEVGDELPAGIVKLAKVYIAKKRKLKVGDKMAGRHGNKGVVARIVRDEDMPFLEDGTPMDIVLNPLGVPSRMNIGQIYETILAWAGLKLGRRYATPIFDGATEAEVAAELKEAGLPDWGRTFLYNGLSGERFDQQITVGLMYMMKLGHLVDDKMHARSIGPYSLITQQPLGGKAQFGGQRFGEMEVWALEAFGASHILQEILTVKSDDVVGRAKAYEAIVKGENLPKPNIPESFNVLVHELRGLALEITLD, encoded by the coding sequence TTGGCTACAATTAAAGCAACACCTAGAAAGAATTTTTCCAGGATCAATCAGATTATCGATTATCCAGATTTGCTAGGAATCCAGGTTCAATCGTTCCGGGATTTCTTCAGTCTTGATACATCGGTTGAAGATCGTTCGGGAGAAGGATTGTACAAAGTTTTCGCAGAAAACTTTCCTATTGCCGATTCACGCGACAATTTCGTGTTGGAGTTCATCGATTATCTTCTTGAACCACCGAAATATTCTGTCGATGAATCCATTGATCGCGGACTGACTTATGCAGTACCGTTGAAAGCAAAATTACGTTTGATATGTAATGATGCTGATCATGAAGAATTTGAAACCATTGAGCAGGAGGTTTTCTTAGGAAACATTCCTTACATGACCGAAAGAGGTTCTTTTGTAATCAATGGTGCTGAGCGCGTTATCGTTTCACAACTTCACCGCTCCCCAGGTGTGTTCTTCTCCATGAGCAAGCACACCAACGGTTCCAAATTGTACTCTGCGCGTATTATTCCTTTCAAGGGATCTTGGATTGAATTCTCGACGGATGTTAACAATGTGATGTACGCGTACATCGACCGTAAGAAAAAATTCCCTGTTACAACACTTTTGAGAGCCATCGGTTTTGGTTCGGATAAAGATATTCTTGACCTGTTTGGTCTATCGGAAGAAATCAGTGCAACGCCTGCAAACTTGAAAAAAGCAGTAGGCCGCCGTTTGGCTGCAAGGGTTCTTCGTACATGGACTGAGGATTTCGTGGATGAGGATACAGGCGAGGTTGTTTCTATCCAACGTAACGAAGTTTTGTTGGAACGTGATTCGACCATTTCTCCTGAGGATATCGAAGTGATTGTAGAATCCGGACAGAAGTCTGTGATTTTGCACAAAGAAGATATGAATGTTGCGGATTATAACATCATTTATAACACGCTGCAAAAAGATAGCTCAAACTCTGATAAAGAGGCAGTTGAGCAAATTTACCGCCAATTGCGTAATGCAGAGGCACCGGACGAACAAACTGCTCGCGATGTTATTCAGAGTTTGTTCTTCAGTGACAAACGTTACGACCTTGGTGACGTTGGCCGTTACAGGATCAACAAAAAATTAGGTTCTGACACAAGTTTGGACGTTCGCGTTCTTACAACAGGTGATATCGTTTCTATCGTGAAGTATCTGATCGGTTTGATCAATGCAAAAGCGGTTGTCGATGATATTGACCACTTGTCAAACCGTCGTGTGCGTACAGTAGGCGAGCAGCTTTATGCTCAGTTTGGTGTAGGTCTTGCACGTATGGCGCGTACAATTAAGGAGCGTATGAATGTGCGTGATAATGAAGACTTTAAGCCCGTTGATTTGATCAATGCGCGGACTTTGTCTTCGGTAATCAACTCATTCTTTGGTACAAACCAATTGTCTCAGTTCATGGATCAAACCAATCCATTGGCTGAGATTACGCATAAGCGTAGAATGTCGGCACTTGGGCCTGGTGGTCTTTCTCGCGAAAGAGCTGGTTTCGAGGTTCGTGACGTTCACTACACACACTACGGTCGTCTTTGTACGATTGAAACTCCTGAAGGACCGAATATTGGTTTGATTTCATCCCTTTGCGTTTTTGCAAAAGTGAATGGAATGGGCTTTATCGAAACACCTTATCGCGTAATCGATGGTGCTGGTAAGCTGACTGATGAGCTTATTTATATGACTGCCGAAGAAGAAGATTCCAAATACATTGCACAAGCAAATGCTTCTGTGGATGATAAAGGAAACTTTACGGTGGAAAAAATCAAGACGCGTTTCGAAGGTGATTTCCCGATGGTGGATCCTTCACAAGCGTCGTTTATGGACGTTGCTGCGAACCAGATCGTTTCGGTTGCCGCTTCATTGATTCCATTCCTGGAACATGATGATGCTAACCGTGCTTTGATGGGATCTAACATGCAGCGTCAAGGTGTTCCGTTGTTGCGCCCACAAGCGCCTATCGTTGGAACTGGCCTTGAAAAGCGTGTTGCAATGGATTCAAGAGCATTGGTTGTTGCAGAAGGCGACGGTGTGATTGAGTTTGTTGATGCGAAGAAAATAGTCGTTAAATATGATAGAACAGATAGTGAGCGCCTTGTAAGCTTTATTGAAGACAGCGTTTCTTATGATCTGGTTAAATTCCGTCGTACCAACCAGGATACTTGCCTTAACCTTCAACCAATGGTTCTTAAAGGCCAGAAGGTGAAAAAAGGGGAAGCACTTTGCCAGGGATATGGAACGGAAGGTGGTGAACTTGCATTAGGCCGTAACCTTTTGGTTGCATTCATGCCTTGGCAGGGATACAACTTTGAGGATGCGATTGTAATCTCGGAGAAAGTGGTTCGTGAGGACATTTTCACTTCAATTCACATTGAAGAATTTGAATTGGAAGTGCGTGATACGAAACGTGGAGAAGAAGAACTTACTGCTGAAATTCCGAACGTAAGCGAGGAAACAGTTAAGAATCTTGATGAAAACGGAATCGTTCAAGTTGGTACAGAAGTTAAAGAAGGAGATATTTTAATTGGTAAGATTACTCCAAAAGGAGAATCAGATCCAACTCCGGAAGAAAAACTGCTTCGTGCGATCTTTGGTGATAAAGCTGGTGATGTGAAGGATGCTTCGAAAAAAGCGCCACCATCAATGAAAGGTGTGGTTATTGATACCAAACTTTTCTCTCGCCCAACCAAAGAAGAGCGTGCAAAACACAAAGATGAGCTTCGTTTATTGATGAAAAAATACGGACGTGAGCTTACAGCGCTTCGTGGACGTATCATTGAGAAACTGGTTGCATTGGTTGACGGTAAAACGAGCCAGGGTGTTAAGCACAAGTTTGGTGATGAATTGGTTAGCAAAGGAATGAAGTTCAATGTGAGAAATATCTCGGAGAACCTTTTCCCTGCAAACAACCCTTACCGCGATGAATCTCAGTATGCAGTTGCCGAAGAAGTTAACTTGATCGGTGACGTGTTGACAGATTCTTGGACTGAGGATTCTGAAACCAACTTGCAAGTTTCTTTGGTTTTGAAAAATTACCTGAACGCCCGCAGTGAATTGATGGGCCGTTTCAAACGCGATCGTTTTGCGCTTGAAGTAGGTGATGAGCTTCCAGCTGGAATCGTGAAATTGGCGAAAGTATACATTGCCAAAAAACGTAAATTGAAAGTTGGGGATAAAATGGCAGGTCGTCACGGTAACAAAGGGGTTGTTGCCCGTATCGTTCGTGATGAAGATATGCCTTTCCTTGAAGACGGAACACCAATGGATATCGTGTTGAACCCGCTTGGGGTGCCTTCACGTATGAACATTGGTCAGATATATGAAACCATTCTTGCTTGGGCAGGTCTGAAATTGGGTCGTCGCTATGCCACTCCGATCTTCGATGGAGCCACGGAAGCAGAAGTTGCGGCTGAGTTGAAAGAAGCTGGATTGCCGGATTGGGGACGTACATTCCTTTATAATGGTTTGAGCGGAGAGCGCTTTGATCAGCAAATTACTGTTGGTTTGATGTACATGATGAAACTGGGTCACTTGGTTGACGATAAAATGCACGCGCGTTCTATCGGGCCATACTCGCTCATTACACAGCAACCATTGGGTGGTAAAGCACAATTCGGAGGTCAGCGTTTTGGAGAAATGGAAGTTTGGGCGCTTGAAGCGTTTGGAGCATCTCACATTCTTCAAGAAATCCTGACTGTTAAATCCGATGACGTGGTTGGCCGCGCCAAAGCATACGAAGCAATCGTGAAGGGTGAAAACCTTCCGAAACCAAATATTCCGGAGTCATTCAACGTACTTGTTCACGAGCTTCGTGGATTAGCATTGGAGATTACGCTGGACTAA
- the secE gene encoding preprotein translocase subunit SecE: MEKFTSFLKASWEEITQHVTWPPFNELQANTTLVLVGSLIFAFVVGVMDLVFENAFKLFYQSF, translated from the coding sequence ATGGAAAAATTTACTTCTTTTTTGAAAGCTTCTTGGGAAGAAATCACCCAGCATGTAACATGGCCTCCTTTTAACGAGCTTCAGGCTAATACGACTTTGGTCCTGGTAGGATCTCTCATCTTCGCATTTGTAGTTGGAGTGATGGACCTTGTCTTTGAAAATGCATTTAAGCTGTTTTATCAGTCTTTCTAA